The following proteins are co-located in the Chromatiales bacterium 21-64-14 genome:
- a CDS encoding paraslipin, whose protein sequence is MDLLIVLAVLAVVALLIAGAGIKTVPQQHALVVERMGRFHKVLGPGLNVLIPVMDRVAYAFDLRETPIDVQKQVCITKDNTQIAIDGVLYLQITDPKAAAYGTSNPTASMIQLAQTVMRSDVGQRNLDEVLSSRVALNAAVVSELDKAATTWGLKVLRYEIRDITPPEDVIRAMELQITAEREKRARVATSEGERQQAINVSEGARQGAINQAQGEQQARVLRAEGEAKAILVVAEATAQSLQMVGKALEAAGARDAMQMQVAESFIAQWGGIAKQANVMIVPADMGDIAKTVGTAFRIVEGVKSATGGSVPK, encoded by the coding sequence ATGGACCTACTGATTGTTCTGGCCGTCTTGGCCGTAGTCGCGCTACTGATCGCAGGAGCGGGTATCAAAACAGTCCCCCAGCAGCACGCCCTGGTTGTGGAGCGCATGGGCCGCTTTCATAAGGTGCTCGGGCCCGGACTCAACGTGCTGATCCCCGTCATGGACCGAGTGGCATACGCCTTTGATCTGCGGGAAACACCGATTGATGTCCAAAAGCAGGTGTGTATCACCAAAGATAATACCCAGATCGCGATCGACGGGGTGCTATACCTTCAGATCACCGATCCTAAGGCCGCGGCCTATGGGACCAGTAATCCAACCGCCTCGATGATTCAATTGGCCCAGACTGTTATGCGCTCTGATGTGGGCCAGCGCAATCTGGATGAGGTCCTGTCCTCGCGCGTGGCGCTGAACGCGGCCGTGGTCTCCGAGCTCGACAAAGCCGCGACGACTTGGGGGCTCAAGGTGCTGCGTTATGAAATCCGAGACATTACGCCGCCCGAAGATGTCATTCGCGCGATGGAACTGCAGATCACGGCCGAGCGGGAGAAACGCGCGCGCGTGGCCACGTCGGAAGGCGAACGCCAGCAGGCGATAAATGTCTCAGAGGGCGCGCGTCAGGGCGCTATCAATCAAGCACAGGGTGAGCAGCAGGCCCGCGTATTGCGCGCCGAAGGCGAGGCCAAGGCCATTTTGGTCGTAGCCGAGGCGACTGCCCAATCCCTGCAGATGGTAGGTAAAGCCCTGGAAGCGGCGGGGGCCCGGGACGCCATGCAGATGCAGGTTGCGGAGTCGTTTATCGCCCAATGGGGTGGCATCGCCAAGCAAGCAAACGTCATGATCGTACCGGCCGATATGGGCGATATTGCCAAGACGGTGGGCACCGCGTTTCGCATTGTGGAAGGGGTCAAGTCCGCGACCGGCGGGTCCGTCCCCAAGTAA
- a CDS encoding phosphoesterase, translating to MGPIGKKPLTVALGTLLGSALGAISPLHAQDHDQHIHATATPIKHVILIIGENRTFDHVFGTFKPNPGETIENLLSEGIVNADGSPGPNFNRAIQWQATDTGAYSIHPVKTVPYQTLGPVTTTGTPADAPYSSVSAAQAVEPALPTDAYRLLTIGGSGLAAGSTVDTRFPADLANGPYDITQYLSYDDYAGSPVHRFFQMWQQADCDRSAATPRNPSGCQNDLWPWVEATVGAGSNGKPQAADYAQNGYHEGPISMGFYNMADGDESYFAQLAREYAMSDNFHQAVMGGTGANHVAIGYGTALYYANAKGKPATPPANQIENPDAQPGTNNFYTEDGYSGGSYVNCADAAQPGVAPIRDYLKSLPYPAFRNGDCQPHAYYLVNNYNPGYLGTGQPAPLGPDKFTVPPTRQPNLGLLLSRHHISWHYYGEGWAGGQETGENSSYCNICNPFLYSTQIMTNPALRQNLKGIRDLYADIGDGTLPAVSIVKPDGYLDGHPASSKFELFEAFSRKIVDAVKANPSLWKDTAIIITVDEGGGYYDSGYIEPIDFFGDGPRIPLIVVSPYSKGIGVVHTYGDHISFDKFVEANWRIGTISSRSRDNLPDPITAKGNPYVPINAPAIGNLMTMFDFGHRETDDRERH from the coding sequence ATGGGACCAATCGGAAAGAAACCGCTGACGGTCGCGCTTGGTACGCTACTGGGAAGCGCACTGGGAGCGATATCACCGCTGCACGCTCAGGATCACGACCAGCATATCCACGCGACTGCCACACCAATCAAGCACGTCATACTAATCATCGGCGAGAACCGCACGTTCGATCACGTGTTCGGCACCTTCAAGCCGAATCCGGGGGAAACCATCGAGAACCTGCTGTCCGAAGGCATCGTCAACGCGGATGGCTCACCGGGGCCGAATTTCAACCGTGCCATTCAGTGGCAAGCCACCGATACCGGCGCCTACTCGATCCATCCAGTTAAAACCGTGCCTTACCAGACCCTCGGCCCGGTAACCACGACTGGGACACCAGCGGACGCGCCCTACTCCTCGGTAAGCGCCGCGCAGGCAGTCGAGCCGGCGCTTCCGACCGACGCGTACCGCCTGCTTACCATCGGCGGCAGCGGCTTGGCGGCGGGCAGCACCGTCGACACGCGTTTCCCTGCCGATCTGGCCAATGGCCCCTACGACATTACCCAATATCTCAGCTACGACGATTACGCCGGCAGCCCCGTGCATCGCTTCTTCCAGATGTGGCAGCAGGCCGACTGCGACCGTAGCGCCGCGACGCCACGTAACCCCAGTGGTTGCCAGAACGATCTGTGGCCCTGGGTAGAGGCCACCGTGGGCGCCGGCAGCAATGGCAAGCCGCAAGCCGCCGACTACGCCCAAAACGGCTACCACGAAGGACCGATCTCCATGGGCTTCTACAACATGGCGGACGGAGACGAAAGTTACTTCGCGCAGCTGGCACGTGAATATGCCATGAGCGACAATTTCCACCAAGCGGTGATGGGTGGGACAGGCGCGAATCATGTCGCGATCGGCTACGGCACGGCGCTGTACTACGCCAACGCCAAGGGCAAACCGGCCACACCGCCCGCGAACCAGATCGAGAACCCCGATGCGCAGCCCGGTACCAACAACTTTTATACCGAGGACGGATACAGCGGGGGCTCCTACGTGAACTGCGCGGACGCTGCTCAGCCCGGAGTGGCTCCGATCCGCGACTACTTGAAGTCGCTCCCGTACCCGGCGTTTCGCAACGGAGATTGTCAACCGCACGCGTACTATCTCGTGAACAATTACAACCCCGGCTATTTGGGCACCGGACAGCCAGCGCCGCTCGGGCCGGACAAGTTCACGGTCCCTCCAACCCGACAGCCCAACCTGGGTCTGCTGCTAAGCCGCCATCACATCTCGTGGCATTACTATGGGGAAGGCTGGGCCGGCGGGCAGGAGACCGGTGAGAATAGCTCGTACTGCAACATCTGCAATCCGTTCCTGTATTCCACCCAGATCATGACTAACCCCGCGTTGCGTCAGAACCTCAAGGGCATACGCGATCTGTACGCCGACATCGGGGACGGCACGCTCCCGGCGGTATCGATCGTCAAACCCGACGGCTACCTGGACGGCCATCCCGCGTCCTCGAAATTCGAGCTGTTTGAAGCGTTCTCGCGCAAGATCGTCGACGCGGTGAAGGCCAATCCATCGCTATGGAAGGATACGGCTATCATCATTACGGTGGATGAGGGCGGTGGTTACTACGACTCGGGTTATATCGAACCGATCGATTTCTTCGGCGATGGCCCGCGTATTCCGCTTATCGTAGTATCGCCGTACTCCAAGGGAATCGGCGTAGTTCATACTTACGGCGATCACATTTCATTCGATAAGTTCGTCGAAGCGAACTGGCGGATCGGGACCATCTCGTCGCGCAGCCGCGACAACTTGCCCGATCCGATCACGGCCAAAGGCAATCCTTACGTACCGATCAATGCACCTGCGATTGGCAACCTGATGACGATGTTCGATTTCGGGCATCGGGAAACGGACGACCGCGAGCGTCACTGA
- a CDS encoding transcriptional regulator, whose translation MLNSLAPLDGVFRALADPTRRAIVERLMREDASVSQLARPLPMSLAAVVQHVAILEESGLVRTQKTGRVRTCRIDPQALAVVEDWLAQRRCIWEGRLDRPGRH comes from the coding sequence ATGCTTAACTCTTTGGCACCGCTCGACGGGGTGTTCCGTGCGCTGGCGGATCCCACGCGCCGCGCAATCGTGGAACGGTTGATGCGCGAAGACGCCTCGGTCAGCCAACTTGCCAGGCCCCTCCCAATGTCGCTGGCGGCGGTCGTGCAGCATGTCGCGATACTCGAAGAAAGCGGCCTGGTGCGAACGCAAAAGACCGGTCGGGTCCGCACTTGCCGAATCGATCCACAGGCCCTAGCCGTGGTTGAGGACTGGCTCGCGCAGCGGCGCTGCATCTGGGAGGGGCGCCTCGATCGCCCTGGACGGCACTGA
- a CDS encoding MFS transporter: MLRALRHRNYRLYFAGQSISLIGTWMTRLATSWLVWRLTRSADVLGLLGFVGQLPTFLLAPFAGVWVDRLNRHRLLIVTQALAMVESFVLAALALSGTIQVWQILVLQALQGGINAFDMPTRQALLVDLIEDRADLPNAVALNSSMVNAARLIGPSIAGLLIAWVGEGWCFLADGVSYLAVIASLLAMGVIARRPARSTHKVLHELRDAVRYVHGFAPIRAILLLLVLLGLVGMPYTVLLPVIAARTLHGGAHTLGFLMGAMGVGALAGALFLATRRTVLGLGRLIPLAAGTFGISLIALGLSRSLPLSLVLMAVTGVGFMIQMAASNTLVQVLVREEMRGRVMALYIMAFMGMTPFGSLLAGAIAARVGAPETVLGCGVICVIGAVVFARKLPALRAIARPVYVERGILPAVATGIGTATNLREETGQ, from the coding sequence CTGCTGCGCGCGCTGCGGCATCGCAACTACCGGCTCTATTTCGCCGGCCAGAGCATCTCGCTCATCGGCACCTGGATGACGCGCCTGGCCACCAGTTGGCTGGTGTGGCGCCTGACCCGTTCCGCCGACGTGTTGGGGCTGCTCGGTTTCGTCGGCCAGCTGCCGACCTTCCTGCTCGCCCCGTTCGCCGGTGTGTGGGTCGACCGGCTCAACCGCCACCGCCTGCTGATCGTCACGCAGGCCCTGGCCATGGTGGAATCCTTCGTCCTGGCGGCGCTGGCGCTCTCGGGTACCATCCAGGTGTGGCAGATCCTCGTGCTGCAGGCGCTGCAGGGCGGGATCAACGCCTTCGACATGCCCACCCGGCAGGCGCTGCTGGTGGACCTGATCGAGGACCGCGCGGACCTGCCCAACGCCGTGGCGCTCAACTCCTCGATGGTGAACGCCGCGCGCCTGATCGGGCCCAGCATCGCCGGCCTGCTCATCGCCTGGGTGGGAGAGGGCTGGTGCTTTCTCGCCGACGGCGTCAGCTACCTGGCAGTCATCGCCTCGCTGCTCGCCATGGGTGTGATCGCGCGCCGGCCCGCGCGCAGCACGCACAAGGTCCTGCACGAACTGCGCGACGCCGTGCGCTACGTCCACGGGTTTGCGCCCATCCGCGCCATACTCCTGCTGCTGGTGCTGCTCGGCCTGGTGGGCATGCCCTACACCGTGCTGCTGCCCGTCATCGCCGCCCGCACCCTGCACGGTGGCGCGCATACCCTGGGCTTCCTTATGGGCGCCATGGGGGTCGGGGCACTCGCGGGCGCGCTGTTCCTCGCTACGCGGCGCACGGTGCTCGGTCTCGGACGGCTGATTCCGCTGGCGGCCGGCACGTTCGGGATCAGCCTGATCGCCCTGGGCCTGTCGCGCTCGCTGCCCCTGTCCCTCGTCCTGATGGCCGTGACGGGCGTCGGCTTTATGATCCAGATGGCCGCCAGCAACACCCTGGTCCAGGTCCTCGTGCGCGAGGAGATGCGCGGCCGGGTGATGGCGCTCTACATCATGGCGTTCATGGGAATGACCCCGTTCGGCAGCCTGCTCGCCGGGGCGATCGCCGCGCGCGTCGGGGCGCCGGAGACGGTCCTGGGCTGCGGTGTGATCTGCGTCATCGGCGCCGTCGTGTTCGCGCGCAAACTGCCGGCGCTGCGCGCGATCGCGCGGCCGGTCTACGTGGAGCGGGGTATCCTGCCGGCGGTGGCCACCGGCATCGGGACCGCGACCAACCTGCGGGAGGAGACGGGGCAATAA
- a CDS encoding phosphatase: MSIERITHYLRISERLCSSGQPDEAGFQAIAAAGFSAVINLAMPDSERAIPEEGSIVTELGMSYHHIPVPFDAPGPKHLKRFIGLMEGLKDERVWVHCAANYRVSAFLYLYRRWQGMPEDEARTALLPAWQPNPTWRAFMAQPPEAPHQRA, translated from the coding sequence GTGAGCATTGAACGTATTACCCACTACCTGCGCATCTCGGAGCGGCTGTGCTCGTCCGGCCAGCCCGACGAGGCGGGGTTCCAGGCCATCGCGGCGGCCGGATTCAGCGCGGTCATCAACCTGGCGATGCCCGATTCCGAGCGCGCCATCCCCGAGGAAGGCAGCATCGTCACCGAGCTCGGCATGAGCTACCACCACATCCCGGTGCCGTTCGACGCGCCCGGGCCCAAACACCTCAAGCGTTTCATCGGCCTCATGGAGGGCCTTAAGGACGAGCGCGTCTGGGTACACTGCGCCGCGAACTACCGCGTGTCCGCTTTTCTCTATCTCTATCGCCGCTGGCAGGGCATGCCTGAAGACGAGGCGCGCACGGCGCTGCTCCCGGCCTGGCAGCCGAACCCGACGTGGCGCGCCTTCATGGCGCAGCCGCCGGAAGCCCCGCACCAACGGGCGTGA